Proteins from one Bufo gargarizans isolate SCDJY-AF-19 chromosome 8, ASM1485885v1, whole genome shotgun sequence genomic window:
- the LOC122944638 gene encoding kynureninase-like, translating to MNTSNDMSPVTRLESIASQLGCSVLDEDLALYLDNEDELKHLRQCFHIPKIKDLPTTDKSLVNEEEECIYFCGNSLGLLPKKVKPYLDEELDKWAKMGVHGHFIGKRPWALADECIVDPMAKLVGAKVGEVALMNGLTVNLHLLMGSTLLSLSRNCFLVNHEADVEQ from the exons ATGAATACATCGAATGATATGTCACCTGTAACAAGGTTAGAAAGCATAGCGTCTCAGCTGGGATGCAGCGTGCTGGATGAGGACCTCGCTCTCTACTTAGACAATGAAGATGAATTGAAGCACCTCAGACAATGCTTTCATATTCCAAAGATTAAGGATTTGCCAACAA CAGATAAATCTCTTGTTAATGAAGAAGAggagtgtatatatttttgtgggaattctCTTGGGCTTTTACCAAAAAAGGTTAAACCCTATCTTGATGAAGAGCTGGACAAGTGGGCAAAGAT GGGCGTTCATGGTCATTTCATTGGAAAACGTCCATGGGCCCTTGCTGATGAATGTATTGTGGATCCTATGGCTAAGCTTGTTG GTGCCAAAGTCGGAGAGGTGGCGTTAATGAATGGACTAACCGTTAATTTGCATCTTCTGATG GGATCAACATTACTTTCCCTCTCAAGAAATTGTTTTCTTGTAAATCACGAAGCAGATGTGGAACAATAA